One window from the genome of Nitrospira defluvii encodes:
- a CDS encoding MoaD/ThiS family protein yields MLVRLSHPNREIEIKGPKRTKDLLRELNLVMEAHLVIRGDELVTEDEWLADVDQVEIRPVISGGSV; encoded by the coding sequence ATGCTCGTGCGATTAAGTCACCCAAACCGCGAAATCGAAATCAAAGGGCCCAAGCGCACCAAGGATCTGTTGCGCGAACTCAACCTCGTCATGGAAGCGCATCTGGTCATCCGGGGCGATGAACTCGTGACCGAAGATGAGTGGCTGGCCGACGTCGATCAGGTTGAAATCCGGCCGGTCATCTCCGGCGGCTCAGTCTGA
- a CDS encoding ATP-binding protein: protein MNCTKCPTSTRAVIGLPRHNAAFCKACFITFVHEQVARAIKSFKMLSPEDRILVAVSGGKDSLALWHILLTLGYRADALYVNLGIGSYSEESHRKVRHYADTVAASYGAKLLVHVVEQEAGAGIRELATILHRPTCSTCGTIKRYQFNRAAIEQEYDVMATGHNLDDEAARLLGNVLHWQNDYLDKQSPTLPASVEGFAKKVKPLCRLSEREIAAYAVVNRLDYIVEECPMAKGSKMILYKEVLNRLETESPGTKQRFYWGFLDKQAKPDEPAESMADKDQRTLVPCDSCGQPTTAGTCTYCKMMAKAKTAAPR, encoded by the coding sequence ATGAACTGCACCAAATGCCCGACCAGTACACGAGCGGTGATCGGCCTCCCGCGCCACAACGCCGCCTTCTGTAAAGCCTGCTTCATTACGTTTGTCCATGAACAGGTCGCCCGTGCGATTAAATCGTTTAAGATGTTGTCGCCCGAAGACCGCATTCTCGTGGCGGTGTCCGGCGGCAAAGATAGCCTGGCGCTGTGGCATATCCTCCTCACGCTCGGCTATCGCGCCGATGCGCTCTACGTCAATCTCGGCATCGGCAGCTACTCCGAAGAATCGCACCGGAAAGTCCGGCACTATGCCGACACCGTCGCCGCGTCGTATGGCGCGAAACTCCTGGTGCATGTGGTCGAGCAGGAGGCCGGAGCCGGCATTCGGGAGTTGGCGACGATTCTGCATCGTCCGACCTGCTCAACCTGCGGAACTATCAAGCGTTATCAGTTTAATCGCGCAGCGATCGAACAGGAATACGATGTGATGGCCACAGGCCACAATCTCGATGATGAAGCAGCACGGCTTCTAGGCAATGTGCTGCACTGGCAGAATGACTATCTGGATAAGCAGAGTCCGACCCTGCCGGCCTCAGTGGAAGGGTTTGCCAAGAAGGTCAAGCCCCTGTGTCGTCTGTCCGAGCGGGAAATTGCGGCCTATGCCGTGGTAAATCGTCTCGACTACATCGTCGAGGAATGCCCCATGGCCAAGGGCTCCAAGATGATCCTGTACAAGGAAGTACTCAATCGGCTGGAAACGGAGTCGCCCGGGACCAAGCAACGCTTCTACTGGGGCTTTCTCGACAAACAAGCCAAGCCCGATGAGCCAGCCGAGTCTATGGCGGACAAGGACCAGCGTACCCTCGTCCCCTGCGACTCCTGCGGACAACCGACCACCGCCGGCACCTGCACCTACTGCAAGATGATGGCGAAGGCCAAGACGGCCGCACCACGGTGA
- a CDS encoding DUF2235 domain-containing protein produces MPKNIIVCTDGTWNHPAADDVALQDFTPADTNVYKLFALLAGEMQVRSPTTRVKRLQGQVALYDDGVGAVGIWAVRVVEGATGAGLELKLRDCYQFVSEQYEAGDRLYLFGFSRGAFTARSLGGMLTRCGIPATSCFNDACASHAFDVYRRNSAAVTAQFWKDYRSQDVAIEVIGVWDTVGALGIPISLFSPLDHLLFRFYDTALHPNVRFGYHALAIDEKRESFTPTLWDAREGIEQVWFAGVHADIGGGYNETGLSDLTLAWMLTKVQAHGLLFGDRAFAPNGAPAVSGDPLMMPMHDSFKPPFVTARPAVRAIPPSGAIHLSVQQRCDKAQLPYRPANLPPEPRKYVA; encoded by the coding sequence ATGCCGAAGAACATCATCGTCTGTACCGACGGCACGTGGAATCATCCCGCTGCCGACGACGTGGCGTTGCAAGATTTCACGCCAGCCGATACGAACGTCTACAAGCTGTTCGCACTGTTGGCCGGCGAGATGCAGGTACGCTCACCTACGACGCGGGTCAAACGGCTTCAAGGTCAGGTCGCATTGTACGACGACGGTGTCGGCGCCGTTGGTATCTGGGCCGTGCGGGTGGTGGAAGGAGCCACTGGAGCAGGTCTCGAGCTCAAGCTGCGCGATTGTTATCAATTCGTGAGCGAACAATATGAAGCCGGTGATCGCCTGTACCTGTTTGGATTCAGCCGGGGTGCCTTCACAGCCAGGAGTCTTGGGGGGATGCTGACGCGTTGCGGGATTCCAGCTACGTCCTGTTTCAACGACGCCTGTGCGAGTCATGCCTTCGACGTGTACCGTCGCAACAGTGCTGCGGTGACGGCTCAATTTTGGAAGGATTATCGGAGTCAGGATGTGGCGATTGAAGTGATCGGTGTGTGGGATACGGTTGGAGCGCTCGGGATTCCCATTTCGCTGTTTAGCCCGCTGGACCACCTGTTGTTTCGATTCTACGACACCGCCTTACATCCGAATGTGCGGTTCGGGTATCACGCCCTGGCGATCGATGAAAAACGGGAAAGTTTCACGCCGACTCTGTGGGATGCCCGCGAAGGGATCGAACAGGTCTGGTTTGCCGGAGTGCATGCCGATATCGGCGGCGGGTACAACGAGACCGGGCTCTCCGACCTCACGCTCGCCTGGATGCTCACGAAGGTGCAGGCCCATGGCCTCCTGTTCGGCGACCGCGCTTTCGCCCCGAATGGCGCACCAGCGGTCAGCGGCGATCCGTTGATGATGCCGATGCACGACTCCTTCAAGCCCCCCTTTGTTACCGCCCGTCCCGCGGTTCGAGCCATCCCTCCGTCAGGGGCGATCCATCTCAGCGTTCAACAGCGCTGCGACAAGGCCCAACTGCCCTATCGCCCCGCCAACCTGCCGCCAGAACCGCGCAAGTATGTGGCGTAA
- a CDS encoding insecticidal delta-endotoxin Cry8Ea1 family protein, with the protein MSTVLQPPTQSAPAPTDINDWNNTAMNVIASALGMVPEVGSLLSGLVYILWPSDQEDVWDEIKDQVQALVQQDLTQLVENLEAQTLKGLKGSIQDYQDAITTKDPSNISQNWTSAKLNFVQQMPQFQTQGYEVALLPYYAQAVNLYLALLRDGVLHGTDWGWTDADVAVATKEMNQFIQDACQWVDTTFGREYGRRTSEFGAAQDAYVQFCNSGNDPINYSLGYHYNVTAWNDQNNFLTWMTLKVLDFRNLWPFCTSGQADAVLHREIYSAVCGSSDYSPIPVRPWWRLNPPAPIQPLSTIEVFAGDRIDGVRLAYPPGGGPGGQTQVVGGALTGDTHATLAIGANPLVAVSVSFGDIVGALQFDFLDGTFRNIGRDNPPSKHTWYLPAPHGEIISSIYIHGTSEFYQSADLIIIGYQYQQKTTADLTALRHLYIVSPSEIDLPHLAARCVTKPVSIETLTETAKREGWDTQRQQYRAARKPRASAAKASRRS; encoded by the coding sequence ATGTCTACCGTCCTTCAACCACCCACGCAAAGCGCCCCGGCTCCCACCGATATCAACGACTGGAACAACACGGCGATGAACGTCATCGCCAGCGCCTTGGGCATGGTCCCCGAAGTGGGATCCCTGCTCAGCGGCTTGGTCTATATCTTATGGCCGAGCGATCAAGAAGACGTCTGGGACGAGATCAAGGATCAGGTACAAGCGCTCGTCCAGCAGGATCTCACACAGTTGGTTGAGAATTTGGAGGCCCAAACGTTGAAAGGTCTCAAGGGCTCGATCCAAGATTACCAGGATGCGATCACGACCAAGGACCCGTCGAACATCTCGCAGAATTGGACCAGTGCGAAGCTCAATTTCGTTCAACAGATGCCGCAGTTTCAGACGCAGGGGTACGAGGTGGCGCTGCTTCCCTATTACGCCCAAGCGGTGAATCTGTATCTCGCGCTGCTCAGAGACGGTGTGCTGCATGGTACAGATTGGGGATGGACCGATGCCGATGTGGCCGTGGCGACGAAGGAAATGAATCAGTTCATCCAAGACGCGTGTCAGTGGGTGGATACCACGTTCGGAAGGGAATATGGACGACGCACGAGTGAGTTCGGCGCCGCGCAAGATGCCTACGTACAATTCTGCAATTCCGGCAACGATCCGATCAATTATTCCTTAGGCTATCACTACAATGTGACGGCGTGGAACGACCAGAATAATTTCCTCACATGGATGACGCTCAAGGTGCTGGACTTTCGGAATCTGTGGCCCTTTTGCACTTCAGGGCAGGCTGATGCGGTGCTGCATCGTGAAATCTACAGCGCGGTCTGTGGATCGTCGGACTACTCGCCGATACCGGTCCGGCCCTGGTGGCGTCTCAATCCGCCGGCACCGATCCAACCGCTCTCTACGATAGAAGTGTTTGCCGGGGATCGAATCGACGGCGTCCGCCTGGCCTATCCTCCCGGTGGCGGTCCAGGTGGGCAAACCCAGGTCGTCGGTGGCGCGCTCACCGGCGATACTCACGCCACGCTTGCCATCGGCGCCAATCCGTTGGTTGCCGTATCGGTGTCGTTCGGTGACATTGTAGGTGCCCTGCAATTTGATTTCTTGGACGGCACATTCCGTAACATCGGCAGGGACAATCCGCCGAGCAAGCACACGTGGTACCTCCCGGCACCCCACGGCGAGATCATCTCCAGCATTTATATCCACGGCACCAGTGAGTTTTATCAGAGTGCCGATCTGATCATTATTGGGTACCAGTATCAGCAGAAGACCACGGCCGACCTGACCGCATTGCGGCACCTCTACATCGTCTCGCCATCTGAGATCGATCTCCCGCACTTGGCTGCGCGCTGTGTGACGAAACCGGTGTCGATCGAGACGCTGACCGAGACGGCCAAGCGGGAGGGATGGGACACCCAGCGGCAACAGTACCGCGCTGCGCGGAAGCCACGTGCATCCGCTGCAAAAGCTTCGCGACGGTCTTAG